In Musa acuminata AAA Group cultivar baxijiao chromosome BXJ3-9, Cavendish_Baxijiao_AAA, whole genome shotgun sequence, a single genomic region encodes these proteins:
- the LOC103997901 gene encoding auxin response factor 19: MKADASGAAAPSPCEGERKTINPELWYACAGPLVTVPPVGSLVVYFPQGHSEQVAASMQKDINAHIPNYPNLPSKLICLLHNVTLHADPETDEVYAQMTLQPVNSYDKEALQASELALKQTRPQTEFFCKTLTASDTSTHGGFSVPRRAAEKIFPSLDFSMQPPAQELQARDLHDNLWTFRHIYRGQPKRHLLTTGWSLFVSGKRLFAGDSVLFIRDQKQQLLLGIRRANRQPTNLSSSVLSTDSMHIGILAAAAHAAANHSPFTVFYNPRASPSEFVIPFAKYQKAVYSNQVSLGMRFRMMFETEELGTRRYMGTITGISDLDPVRWKNSQWRNLQVGWDESAAGERRNRVSIWEIEPVVAPFFICPPFFGKRPRQPGMPDDESSEMENLFKRAMPWLGEEICIKDSQTQSTIMPGLSLVQWMNMQQNPSLGNQTLQTEYLRSLAGPVMQNLGPPDLSRQLGMQAQMLHQHNVQFNASRLPQQGQQVDELAKVSIPLNQVGAFSRPPQQVQDLAMQQKQQLVNQALPLNQTHNNIIQPQVLVQTQVQPQLQQQPIIQNNQLLQTALQQSQQQHPQQLLQPHQNQQQLQQQQQQQHQQLQQQYQQAQSRMPVKLPVQVNQQLSDQQIQLQLLQKLQQEQQQQALFSQPRVQQPQIHQIQEFQRTIPDVQQQLCNSNSLVQQPLIPQQCAKTTSQAVRLPQILQNQSQQKPQQQQIPSSDFPEAVLSTTPVTNLIPASGSSLLAAGGTQSGVTDDIPSCSTSPSANNGSILPHSILNRNGHHNLISTEKTSQSVITMLNPSSFEAATVNPNISKELPKVVHNVKPSIPIPKVQNQGIVAPQTYLSNTAQMDYLDTTSSATSVCLSHTDGSLNQALPLLSFNQPSMLRYAPPESDIPGTDPRNNVLFGVNIDGSMGIPLTADALLVNNIDSGKFQNHIPGDAVANYSTSKDAQQELSSSMVSQSFGVPDVAFNSMDSTINENGLLNRNSWAPAPPPTIQRMRTYTKVYKRGAVGRSMDITRYSGYDELKHDLARMFSIEGQLEDRQRIGWKLVYVDHENDVLLVGDDPWEEFVSCVRCIKILSPQEVQQMSLDVDLGNNSLPNQACSSSDGGNAWRGQCDQNSGNPSAGSYDHFE, from the exons ATGAAGGCGGATGCCAGTGGAGCTGCGGCTCCGAGCCCTTGCGAAG GGGAGAGGAAAACGATAAACCCGGAGCTGTGGTACGCCTGCGCGGGGCCGCTCGTGACGGTGCCGCCGGTGGGGAGCCTCGTCGTCTACTTCCCCCAAGGGCACAGCGAGCAG GTTGCAGCTTCTATGCAAAAGGATATCAATGCTCATATTCCAAATTATCCAAATCTTCCCTCAAAGTTGATATGCCTTCTTCACAACGTTACTCTGCAT GCAGATCCAGAGACAGATGAAGTTTATGCTCAAATGACTCTTCAGCCAGTCAACTCA TATGACAAGGAGGCATTGCAGGCATCAGAGCTTGCACTAAAACAAACCAGGCCACAAACGGAATTCTTTTGTAAGACACTTACTGCAAGTGATACAAGCACTCATGGAGGATTCTCCGTGCCCCGTCGTGCTGCAGAGAAAATTTTTCCTTCTCTT GATTTTTCAATGCAGCCACCTGCTCAAGAATTACAGGCCAGAGATTTGCATGATAATCTATGGACTTTCCGTCATATTTATCGAG GCCAACCGAAGAGGCACTTGCTCACAACTGGTTGGAGCTTATTTGTGAGCGGAAAGCGGTTGTTTGCCGGTGATTCCGTGTTATTTATTAG GGATCAAAAACAACAGCTTCTTTTAGGCATTAGGCGTGCTAACAGGCAACCTACTAACCTATCATCATCAGTCCTGTCAACTGATAGTATGCATATAGGCATTCTTGCTGCTGCAGCCCATGCTGCTGCCAACCACAGCCCATTCACGGTGTTTTACAACCCAAG GGCTAGCCCTTCAGAGTTTGTTATCCCTTTTGCAAAATACCAGAAGGCAGTTTATAGCAACCAAGTATCCCTGGGTATGCGCTTCCGAATGATGTTCGAAACTGAAGAATTAGGAACAAGACG GTACATGGGTACGATTACAGGTATTAGCGATCTAGATCCAGTAAGATGGAAAAACTCACAATGGCGCAATTTGCAG GTTGGGTGGGATGAGTCTGCAGCTGGGGAGAGGCGCAACAGGGTCTCTATATGGGAGATTGAACCTGTAGTAGCTCCTTTCTTCATTTGTCCTCCATTTTTTGGAAAGCGACCCAGACAACCAGGAATGCCAG ATGATGAATCATCTGAAATGGAAAATCTTTTCAAGAGAGCGATGCCTTGGCTTGGAGAGGAGATCTGCATAAAGGATTCTCAAACTCAGAGCACAATAATGCCGGGTTTAAGTTTAGTTCAATGGATGAACATGCAACAAAATCCCTCTCTTGGTAACCAAACCCTGCAGACAGAATACTTGCGCTCCCTTGCTGGTCCTGTTATGCAAAATCTTGGCCCACCTGATCTTTCTAGGCAGTTGGGCATGCAAGCTCAAATGTTGCACCAGCATAATGTACAATTCAATGCCAGTAGGCTGCCTCAACAAGGCCAACAGGTAGATGAACTTGCTAAGGTATCGATTCCACTGAACCAAGTGGGTGCTTTTAGTAGACCCCCACAACAAGTACAAGATTTAGCTATGCAGCAGAAGCAACAATTGGTCAACCAAGCTTTACCATTAAACCAGACACACAACAACATCATACAGCCACAAGTTCTGGTCCAGACTCAAgtgcagccacagctgcagcaacAGCCAATTATCCAGAACAATCAGCTATTACAAACTGCTCTCCAACAGAGTCAGCAACAACATCCGCAGCAactgctgcagccacatcaaaatCAACAGCAgctacagcagcagcagcagcagcagcaccagcaACTTCAGCAACAATACCAGCAAGCACAAAGTAGGATGCCAGTTAAACTCCCTGTCCAAGTGAATCAACAGTTATCTGACCAACAGATTCAGTTGCAGTTGCTACAGAAACTCCAGCAGGAACAACAGCAGCAAGCATTATTTTCACAGCCAAGAGTGCAACAGCCTCAAATTCACCAAATTCAGGAATTCCAGAGAACTATCCCAGATGTACAGCAGCAGTTGTGTAACTCTAATTCACTAGTTCAGCAACCACTGATCCCTCAACAATGTGCAAAAACTACTTCACAGGCTGTGAGGCTGCCACAGATCTTGCAGAACCAGTCACAGCAAAAGCCTCAGCAGCAGCAAATTCCATCAAGTGATTTTCCTGAGGCAGTCCTTTCCACCACACCAGTAACTAATCTTATCCCAGCTAGTGGCAGCTCTTTGCTAGCTGCTGGGGGGACACAGTCGGGAGTTACAGATGACATCCCATCTTGTTCCACATCGCCTTCAGCAAACAATGGATCAATTCTTCCTCATTCAATCCTGAATAGGAACGGGCACCACAATCTCATTTCAACAGAAAAGACATCTCAGTCAGTTATTACAATGCTCAACCCAAGCTCCTTTGAAGCTGCCACCGTAAATCCCAACATCTCCAAGGAGCTTCCAAAAGTTGTACATAATGTAAAGCCCTCAATCCCAATTCCCAAGGTGCAAAATCAGGGAATTGTAGCCCCTCAGACATATCTAAGCAACACAGCTCAAATGGATTACttggacactacctcctcggcgaCTTCTGTGTGCCTATCTCACACTGATGGGTCTTTAAATCAAGCCTTACCTCTCCTTTCATTCAATCAGCCATCAATGCTTAGATATGCACCTCCAGAGAGTGATATTCCTGGCACAGATCCAAGAAATAATGTCCTTTTTGGAGTTAACATTGATGGTTCAATGGGAATACCTTTGACTGCTGATGCTTTGCTGGTTAATAACATTGATTCAggaaagtttcagaatcatatcccTGGAGATGCAGTAGCCAATTACAGTACCTCAAAGGATGCTCAACAAGAGCTGTCATCATCCATGGTTTCACAATCATTTGGAGTTCCTGATGTGGCATTTAATTCTATGGATTCAACAATTAATGAAAATGGTTTACTAAATAGGAACTCCTGGGCCCCAGCACCGCCTCCGACAATTCAACGCATGCGCACTTACACCAAG GTGTACAAACGTGGAGCTGTTGGCAGATCTATGGATATCACACGATATTCAGGTTATGATGAGCTGAAACATGATCTTGCACGAATGTTCAGCATAGAGGGACAGCTGGAAGATCGGCAGAGAATCGGCTGGAAGCTGGTTTATGTAGATCACGAGAATGATGTTCTACTTGTTGGAGATGACCCATGGGA GGAGTTTGTAAGCTGTGTTCGGTGCATCAAGATATTGTCCCCGCAAGAAGTCCAACAGATGAGCTTGGATGTTGACTTGGGAAACAACAGCCTCCCGAATCAGGCTTGCAGCAGTTCAGATGGTGGAAACGCCTGGAGGGGCCAGTGTGACCAGAACTCAGGCAACCCCTCTGCAGGATCATATGATCATTTTGAATGA